From Sphingobacterium bambusae:
GATAGTTGTGGTACGGGATTTCTAAACGGAAGGTGGAGCCTTTACCTAAACTGCTTTCTACAGCAATCCGGCCATCAAGTTGCTTGGCAAATAAATTCGAGATGTATAGCCCGAGGCCGAAACTCGATTTGGCTTCGGAGCCGGTCATGTAATATTTGCGGAAGACGTGACGTTGATCCTCTCTTGATATGCCTATGCCAGTATCGTGAATACTAATCACTAGTTTTTGCTGTTTATCCACGTTAACGAGATCGGCCGTGAGCGATATTGTTCCTTTTTCGGTATATTTAATAGCGTTAGAAAGAAGATTGGAGGCGATCTGTTTAATTCGGAAGGCGCTTCCCAGAATTTCCATGCCCTCTTCTATGTTAATGTTTTCTTCCAGAGATAAGCCTTTCTTTTGCGCTTGATGACGGTGAAGTTTCAATGTATCGAGTAGAACGCGATGTGGGAAGAAATATGCATTCTTCACTTCTAATTTACCCGCTTCCAGCTTGCTAAGGTTCAGTATGTCATTAATGGAGCTATTTATCATGGTAATCTCCTGTACGACAGCATCAAGGTAGTTTGCGCCAGACTGATGATCATTATGCTCACTTTTAAGCACCTCTATGATACCAAGGAGAGATGAAATTGGCGTGCGCACTTCATGGCTTACATTGGATAATATACTTGTTTTCTCTTCGGCTATGCGCGCTGCATATTCTTTTTCAAGGCGTAATCGTTTTTGGTACCGACTTGCATTGGATTGATAAAAAAAGATAAGCAGTAGCATGACCAGCATAATACTAAGAGCCACGATAAGTTGCTCCTTGAATTCTTGGCTGTTCTCCCTATGCGCTGCGATACCTTTTTTGTCGAACATTCGGGTTTGCTCGACATTTTGTTCTTTCAGATTTTGGATGCCGTTCCTTAGATCCTTCAGTAAGCGATAGTTCGCCTGGATAACTTGACGTTCCTTGTGGATCAATGCGCGGAATCGATTTTTTAGTATACCCGATCCACGTGTATAAATCCGTTGCTGCTCGTTGTTCAGATTTTCAATATTCCGGTACATTGCATCAATTTGGCTGTTGTTGAAATACTGCGTCACGGAATTGGAAACCACGAGTTCATCCTGTGCTTTGAATATTCTTTTCAGAAGTCCTTGTTTTTTGCGAACTACCGTATCCAGGGTTATTTTCTGCGCGGCGGTATCGGCTAGGATACGGCTGACGATGGAATCGGTGCTGATACGCTTGGTGCGCGGGACAGACCATTGATTAACATCCTGTAAAATCTTTAGTGAATCCTGTGAAAGAAATACAAGATCATTAATTGTCTTTCTAAGTTGGATAAATTCCTGTTCGGTCGCTTTTTTCTCTTCGAGTGTCTGGAGATCTCCAACAATCTTGTCATAAGCTTCAGGGAGATTGGAAAGCGAATCGATTGTTCTTTTAATGTCATCCAGCTTGCTATTATAGCGATCATAGGTTTCCATATCGAAATTAGTCGTGAAAAGTCGAAATAGATTGTCAGCTTCGCTGTATTCTACAAATAACCCGTAAAGAGCTGTAGATCGATCTTCACTGTAGCTGTTTGCAGCTGTGACGTGATCGCTCAATTTTTCAAATGCTAAATATTGCCGTACAAATAAATAGCTAAGGAAAATGAAAGAAGCTATTAATGTTCCTGTTACGAAAATCCTTAAGTAGAATAATGGTTTGCTTTTGCTTAACACGGTTTAACGTTTTTGCAAAGGTAATCATTAAGGATGTCTTAAAAATCGTTGTAGTATAGGATAGCGGTAAAAATGTGGTTTCTTGTCGTGTTTTTTAAATTTTTGTAGAGATACAGCTATGCTTGCCCATCTTTCGACCGACGATTGAGATGTCATATGCGCTGTTGTGTAAAACATTTATTTGTTGCGGCAGGGGCGTCCAGTCAGTCATCGCCCAATGGCATTGGAAAGGTTTATTGTGCAGATACAACATTTCGTTTTGACGTTTTGTTAAGATAGGACAGGTGAAATTTGGCGGATACATGGTTGTAAGCCCTTGCAATGCGAGGATAGTTCGATATTTGCTGATACTGTAGCTACCATGTAGCCTCAAAAACGAAAATGCTATTTTAACGATTATATGCGCGTTTTTTTTCATTTTTACTATCTTCGTGTACGTTACCGGATTTATGATGACTAAAAAAATTATTTTTAATGGACGTTTATTAGCCGCACAGGGAGTGCTGGAACAGGCTTCCATTGGAATGATGTCTGGCAAAATTGTATCGCCCGGTTGTATAGCTGAATGGGGTGACGATGTGGAGCGGATAGATGCAAATGGATTATTTATTGCTCCCGGATTTATTGATCTGCATGTGCATGGTGGGGGCGGAGCAGATTTTATGGACGGTACCGTTGACGCATTTCTGCAGGTAGCTGAAACGCATGTGAAATTTGGAACGACAGCGCTGAGTCCGACTACCTTGACCAGTGAGCTAGCCGACCTTTTTCGTATTTTGGACGCCTATTCGGAAGCAAAAAAATGCAATACGAAAGGTGCTGAGTTTATTGGTGTACATTTGGAAGGTCCTTATTTTGCCCTTAATCAACGTGGCGCGCAGAATCCAGCCTACATCCGCAATCCTGATCCGGAAGAATATAGGAAGATTATGGCCTATTCCGATGATATTGCCCGTTGGAGTGCGGCGCCGGAACTGCCTGGAGCGCTGGAGTTTGGTCGTTATGTGAAAAGCTGTGGAAAGTTGCTTGCCCTAGCACATACCGATGCAACTTATGATGAAGCTTTGGCCGGTTTTAACGTGGGTTACAGCCTTGCTACCCATTTCTATTCAGCGATGTCTAGTGTCACACGGAAAGACGCTCGCCGTATTGCAGGAACCGTCGAAGCGGGTTATTTGATCGATGAAATGGATGTTGAAGTTATAGCGGATGGTGTTCATGTGCCAGCGCCATTGTTGAAGCTGATCTATAAAATCAAAGGTCCCGATCGGATCGCTTTGGTAACCGATGCCATGCGTGCGGCTGGAATGGATGTTCGTGAAAGTGTGTTGGGGAATGAGCGCACGGGGCTGCGTGTCATTGTGGAAGATGGGGTGGCCAAGCTACCCGATCGTACCGCATTTGCCGGCAGTGTGGCCACGGCGAACCGATTGGTGCGTACCATGATGCGTGAAGGTGAGGTGCCTTTGCTGGATGCGGTCAAGATGATGACTGAGACACCTGCACGTATTGCTGGGCTATTAGATCGAAAGGGTACATTGGATGTTGGTAAAGATGCGGATGTTGTCTTGTTTGATGCGGATATCAATATAGCCATGACTATCGTGAATGGTGACATTAGATATAAAAACAAAGATATTAAGATTTAGAAATGTACTATTATATGGATGAAGGACAGGAAAGAAGTTTAGTCGGCGTTAAAGAGATTGCGCGCAGAGCAGGGGTTTCCATTGCTACGGTCGACCGTGTGCTGCATGATAGAACAGGCGTTTCGCAGGCCACAAAAACAAAAATTCTAGCGATTATAAAAGAGCTGGATTACCAGCCTAATATCTTTGCCCGTCGATTGTCTTCCAACAAGAAGATGCGTATTGCAGTGTTGATTCCGTCGGCGTCTGAAGCATCTGCTTTTTGGGAGCTGCCTCTTCAAGGTGTGCGGAATGCCGCACAAGAGGTTGCACAGTATGGTATCGTCGTTCAGGAATTTTTGTTTGATCAAGATGATGCAGCTACGTTTGATGTACAAGCTGGCAACGTGCTTGAAGGACGTTTCGATGCGGTTATTTTGGCGCCCATGTTTGTAGATCGTGCAGAGGCTTTTCTAGATGCATGTGATCGAACGAGGATCCCCTATGTGCTGATCAACTCTGATATGCCCGAGCGCGAAACGCGCTGTTATTACGGTCCAGATCTTTACCAAAGTGGAAAAATGGCTGGACATCTGTTACGTTATTTAGCGCCCGAGGGCGATATTTTACTGATCAATATTTCGAAGGAAATGGACGCGCATCATCACTTGCTGAGGAAGGAGGAAGGCTTGCGCGCGTATTTTTCTATAAATCGACTGGAACGTAGCATCCATAAAGTGGACATACGTGACACGGCTTACTCGGCGATTGCAGCAGCCTTGGATGATTTGCTCAAAGAAGAAGCGCAAATCCAAGCCATATTCGTTACAAACTCACGCGTTGCATCGGTAGCTCGCTATTTGGAAGAACATGACTTAGCGCATAAGATTTTGATCGGCTATGATTTTATTCCTGAGAATGTACGCTATCTGGAGCATGATGTTATCGACTTCTTGATTTGCCAAAAACCAGCAGAACAAGGTTATCGTGCTATTAATGCGCTATACAATAAATTGATTTATGGGGTGGATATGAAGCAGCTTAACTATATGCCGATCGATTTGCTGACTAAGGAAAATTTGAAAGGTTACCAGAACTAGTCTGCTCAGGTAACCTTCGGTTGAAAACAAGAATTGTTTATTAGAAATAAAAGCTTTCCTGATTTTTCTTGCAATCATAAAAGCTTTTATTTACCTTCGTTAACGTTACCGAAGCTATGGAGGAGCTGTTGCCCCTTCTTTTTTTGGATAATTTACGGTAACGTTACCGTGCCGCTAACTGAATGTCGACTTTGTTACTTTTCTAAAGAAGTATGCAATGGGATTAAAACTGTAAAATGATGAAATCTTATAAAATTATACGCGCGTTACTGTTTGCCTGCATGCTGTTGCTTTTAAGCCTCAGCGCAACAATGGCACAGAAGAGTCCAGATCAAGATTTTGCCGTAAAAGGGTTTCATTTGGATTTGCGTATCCAAGTGATGCCGATGAGCACGCTAAAGCTCTTTGCAAGGAATCTATCACAACACGGTGTTAACACGTTGATCATGGAATGGGAGGCTACTTATCCATTCGAAAAGCATCCTTTGATTGCCAATCGTTTTGCCTACAGCAGAGCGGAGATTAAAGAATTTATCAACTATTGCAAAGAGATACAGCTAGACGTGATACCGCTGCAGCAGAGTTTTGGCCATGTTGAATACATCCTTCGCCATTTCAGGTACAAAGAGCTGCGTGAAGATCAAAAAGATTATTCGCAGATCAACCCATTAAAAGAAGATCTTGCTAAAGAGCTGTTCATGGATCTTTATAAGGATCTTGTGTCTACCCATACCTCGAATTATATTCATATAGGGGGAGATGAAACTTATCTTTTGGGACACTCTGAGGCCTCGAAGAAGAAAGTCGCGGCTGTGGGTAAAGGTCGTCTGTATGGTGATTATATCAAACTGCTCTGCGATATCGTCGTGAGCCTCGGCAAGAGACCGGTGTTATGGGCAGATATCGCCATGAAATATCCTGACGCCCTGCAGGGGCTACCGAAGGAAACAATTTTTGTGGACTGGAATTATGGTTGGGACAT
This genomic window contains:
- a CDS encoding ATP-binding response regulator → MSDHVTAANSYSEDRSTALYGLFVEYSEADNLFRLFTTNFDMETYDRYNSKLDDIKRTIDSLSNLPEAYDKIVGDLQTLEEKKATEQEFIQLRKTINDLVFLSQDSLKILQDVNQWSVPRTKRISTDSIVSRILADTAAQKITLDTVVRKKQGLLKRIFKAQDELVVSNSVTQYFNNSQIDAMYRNIENLNNEQQRIYTRGSGILKNRFRALIHKERQVIQANYRLLKDLRNGIQNLKEQNVEQTRMFDKKGIAAHRENSQEFKEQLIVALSIMLVMLLLIFFYQSNASRYQKRLRLEKEYAARIAEEKTSILSNVSHEVRTPISSLLGIIEVLKSEHNDHQSGANYLDAVVQEITMINSSINDILNLSKLEAGKLEVKNAYFFPHRVLLDTLKLHRHQAQKKGLSLEENINIEEGMEILGSAFRIKQIASNLLSNAIKYTEKGTISLTADLVNVDKQQKLVISIHDTGIGISREDQRHVFRKYYMTGSEAKSSFGLGLYISNLFAKQLDGRIAVESSLGKGSTFRLEIPYHNYRNAGSKERQYTLASLPSTLNIAFIDDNEINLMYLKHRFANLPNQVSFFTDPAEAIAHVKVNNVDVVVTDMLMPNMNGWSVLSSIRKDSADVNVFLCTADTENIEAYKGDCTFQFDGTLTKPLNEHEFISKLLETRIFKNPLKMFNTD
- the nagA gene encoding N-acetylglucosamine-6-phosphate deacetylase, which translates into the protein MTKKIIFNGRLLAAQGVLEQASIGMMSGKIVSPGCIAEWGDDVERIDANGLFIAPGFIDLHVHGGGGADFMDGTVDAFLQVAETHVKFGTTALSPTTLTSELADLFRILDAYSEAKKCNTKGAEFIGVHLEGPYFALNQRGAQNPAYIRNPDPEEYRKIMAYSDDIARWSAAPELPGALEFGRYVKSCGKLLALAHTDATYDEALAGFNVGYSLATHFYSAMSSVTRKDARRIAGTVEAGYLIDEMDVEVIADGVHVPAPLLKLIYKIKGPDRIALVTDAMRAAGMDVRESVLGNERTGLRVIVEDGVAKLPDRTAFAGSVATANRLVRTMMREGEVPLLDAVKMMTETPARIAGLLDRKGTLDVGKDADVVLFDADINIAMTIVNGDIRYKNKDIKI
- a CDS encoding LacI family DNA-binding transcriptional regulator, translating into MYYYMDEGQERSLVGVKEIARRAGVSIATVDRVLHDRTGVSQATKTKILAIIKELDYQPNIFARRLSSNKKMRIAVLIPSASEASAFWELPLQGVRNAAQEVAQYGIVVQEFLFDQDDAATFDVQAGNVLEGRFDAVILAPMFVDRAEAFLDACDRTRIPYVLINSDMPERETRCYYGPDLYQSGKMAGHLLRYLAPEGDILLINISKEMDAHHHLLRKEEGLRAYFSINRLERSIHKVDIRDTAYSAIAAALDDLLKEEAQIQAIFVTNSRVASVARYLEEHDLAHKILIGYDFIPENVRYLEHDVIDFLICQKPAEQGYRAINALYNKLIYGVDMKQLNYMPIDLLTKENLKGYQN